A genomic stretch from Cloacibacterium caeni includes:
- a CDS encoding acyl carrier protein phosphodiesterase, whose translation MNFLAHTYLSFTDEQIVGNLIGDFIKNKKRDHLSEGIQQGITLHRAIDAFTDVHPKVLEAKTVFQPIVRLYSGAFVDVVFDYFLANDKNVKSAKEWRDFTAHVYQVLNKHEAILPENFRKVLPRMEKDNWLYNYRFDWGMEYSINNVLNKAKYLDNSIPVYGFFQHHKEFLRSCYEEFFPDLHQFCISLNDNFKKSDTDIDPDSLV comes from the coding sequence ATGAATTTCCTTGCACATACTTACCTTTCTTTTACCGACGAGCAAATCGTGGGGAATTTGATTGGTGATTTTATTAAAAATAAAAAGCGAGATCATTTATCAGAAGGGATTCAGCAAGGAATTACGTTGCATAGAGCTATTGATGCTTTTACGGATGTTCACCCAAAAGTTTTAGAAGCCAAAACCGTTTTCCAACCGATTGTAAGGTTGTATTCTGGTGCTTTTGTAGATGTGGTTTTTGATTATTTTTTAGCCAATGATAAAAATGTAAAATCTGCCAAAGAGTGGCGTGATTTTACCGCTCATGTTTATCAAGTTCTCAATAAACACGAAGCCATTTTACCTGAAAATTTCAGAAAAGTGCTTCCTAGAATGGAAAAAGACAATTGGCTCTACAATTATCGTTTTGATTGGGGAATGGAATACAGCATTAATAATGTATTGAACAAAGCAAAATATCTAGACAACTCTATTCCTGTATATGGATTTTTTCAGCATCACAAAGAGTTTTTGCGCTCTTGCTACGAAGAATTTTTCCCAGATTTACATCAGTTCTGTATCTCTCTGAATGATAATTTTAAAAAATCTGATACAGATATCGATCCGGATAGTTTAGTTTAG
- a CDS encoding DUF6702 family protein — protein sequence MKKFFLLFTFLLAFLASAKPIHPYHVGSVEINYNAKTKTFEISAKFFLDDLENSLNAKYNKTLHFGEEKSKAGLGQALENYFAEYFKLKSNNKFLKINYLGFEEDKESVNIYLESEATEMPKKVETAVSLLYSFFDDQMNIVHIIVNGERKSSKLNYPDRYLYQIF from the coding sequence CTTTTTACTTTTTTACTGGCTTTTTTAGCTTCAGCGAAACCTATTCATCCTTATCACGTAGGTTCGGTGGAAATAAATTATAATGCTAAAACCAAAACTTTTGAGATTTCTGCCAAATTTTTCTTAGACGATTTAGAAAATAGTCTTAATGCCAAGTATAATAAAACGTTACACTTCGGCGAAGAAAAAAGTAAAGCAGGATTAGGCCAAGCTCTAGAAAATTATTTTGCAGAATATTTTAAATTGAAATCAAATAATAAATTTCTAAAAATCAATTATTTAGGTTTTGAAGAAGATAAAGAATCTGTTAATATCTATCTAGAATCTGAAGCGACAGAAATGCCTAAGAAAGTAGAAACCGCAGTGAGTTTATTGTACAGTTTTTTTGATGATCAAATGAACATAGTGCACATTATTGTAAATGGCGAACGAAAAAGTTCTAAACTAAACTATCCGGATCGATATCTGTATCAGATTTTTTAA